A stretch of Perognathus longimembris pacificus isolate PPM17 chromosome 1, ASM2315922v1, whole genome shotgun sequence DNA encodes these proteins:
- the LOC125352586 gene encoding NUT family member 2G-like has translation MGAGGSPAVPLYNPKTILSQAPLIQSVPIGTLGPVGPAPLPLLAPATQAAVTVPTTAQRQAAQDSLCMGLPPLAIPPDFHHPPVMPQVSQWGPWPQRPRAEGSLPTSQAKLPTPSVYQNFRRWQQFKTLIWKKLPQTPDVEALACFFIPVLRSLARLKPTMSLDEGLWRGLQEWEGISNYERMSYFEMAAKFMEFEATEEMENSKLQGIMNIQCQPPAVPSKPDSPKHSFPDIPLQPEGNSSKTGLKAVSTQPSAPTGQKPPETKAPEEIPPEAVEEYMAIMDWLEGLPELSTHKSQGIYKEEGMEQQQNADDICSDPELLSLIDQLCSQEDFISNVEAIIHPTFLQELLSSKPQLDLVALIEELEKEEGLTPDQIVEKRLGAPRVASGASEFAMCQNAPRNDQSHQQVVSGDTSTLQIISSDDQSHDGTSTEQLMSDAAVLLQGGQGSPSVGATLPTASPHGHGSHPQNLGSGDAVNPMGKSPAGTPCKVVGNRRVDKEGVPSLTSLLGSEYSLLPWGTSQSPRASTTVLCSGHQALRPSLPKRRCQSVGPPPLAKSKKRSPTGASCILVKKSCPGPCLEGSAKQDLALGQIQPSLPQKRKCEALEGQRKRKKKKH, from the exons atgggggcagggggaagccCAGCAGTGCCCTTATACAATCCAAAAACTATTCTCAGTCAGGCTCCTCTCATTCAGAGTGTCCCTATTGGGACCTTGGGTCCAGTGGGCCCTGCTCCACTACCCTTGCTGGCTCCAGCCACCCAAGCTGCAGTGACTGTCCCCACCACTGCACAGAGGCAGGCTGCCCAAGACAGCTTGTGCATGGGCCTACCCCCTCTAGCCATACCACCAGATTTCCACCATCCTCCCGTCATGCCCCAGGTTAGCCAGTGGGGACCCTGGCCACAGAGGCCCCGTGCAGAGGGCAGTCTGCCCACATCCCAGGCCAAGCTTCCAACCCCCAGCGTCTATCAGAACTTTCGGCGCTGGCAGCAATTCAAGACCTTGATCTGGAAGAAACTTCCACAGACTCCTGATGTGGAAGCACTTGCCTGCTTCTTCAT CCCAGTGCTTCGGTCTCTGGCCCGGCTCAAGCCCACCATGTCCCTGGATGAGGGCCTGTGGAGAGGCCTTCAGGAATGGGAAGGCATCAGCAATTACGAACGCATGAGCTACTTTGAGATGGCGGCCAA GTTCATGGAATTTGAGGCtacagaggagatggagaattcaAAGTTGCAGGGGATAATGAATATCCAATGCCAGCCTCCTGCAGTTCCATCGAAACCAGATTCTCCAAAGCACTCATTCCCTGACATTCCCCTGCAGCCAG AAGGCAACTCCAGCAAGACTGGCCTCAAGGCAGTGTCTACCCAACCATCAGCACCCACAGGCCAGAAGCCACCAGAGACCAAGGCACCTGAGGAGATCCCACCTGAAGCCGTGGAGGAGTACATGGCCATCATGGACTGGCTGGAGGGCCTTCCAGAACTCTCCACTCACAAGTCTCAGGGAATATACAAAGAGGAGGGAATGGAGCAACAGCAGAATGCTGATGACATCTGCTCAGACCCAGAGCTCCTGAGCCTCATTGACCAGCTCTGCTCCCAGGAGGATTTCATATCAAAT GTGGAGGCCATCATTCATCCCACATTCCTGCAAGAATTGCTTTCCTCCAAACCACAGCTGGATCTCGTGGCCCTAATTGAGGAgctggaaaaagaagaaggactCACCCCTGACCAG ATAGTGGAGAAACGTCTTGGGGCACCTCGAGTGGCCTCAGGTGCGTCTGAGTTTGCCATGTGCCAAAATGCACCTAGAAATGACCAGAGCCACCAACAAGTAGTCAGTGGAGATACCAGCACTCTGCAAATCATTTCCAGTGATGATCAGAGCCATGATGGCACCAGTACAGAGCAGCTGATGTCTGATGCTGCTGTTCTCCTCCAGGGGGGTCAAGGGTCTCCTTCAGTGGGAGCCACCCTGCCCACTGCTTCTCCCCATGGACATGGATCCCATCCCCAGAATCTAGGGTCTGGAGATGCAGTGAATCCCATGGGAAAGTCTCCTGCTGGGACTCCCTGCAAGGTAGTAGGGAACAGGAGGGTGGACAAGGAAGGTGTCCCCAGCCTGACTTCCTTGTTGGGCTCTGAGTACAGTCTCCTACCCTGGGGAACATCACAGAGCCCCAGAGCCTCCACCACTGTCCTTTGCTCTGGACACCAAGCCCTCAGGCCTTCGTTGCCCAAGAGAAGATGCCAAAGCGTGGGTCCTCCTCCACTTGCCAAGTCCAAGAAAAGGTCTCCCACTGGGGCCTCATGCATCCTGGTaaagaaatcctgcccaggaccTTGCCTTGAGGGCTCTGCAAAGCAGGACTTGGCTTTAGGGCAGATTCAGCCCTCATTGCCTCAGAAGAGAAAGTGTGAGGCATTGGAAggtcagaggaagaggaagaagaaaaagcattGA